In the genome of Bremerella sp. P1, the window AGCTCAGAAGAAGCCACTGAGACGGGGGGGCTTTCTGCCTCTTCAACGGCCCCTGGGGTCTACCTGATTGAGCTGTCCCGGAAAGCGATGGCCTGCCAGTTTGAGGTCTATTTGAATGCCCTTGGCCCTGGCACGGAAACCGAAGCCGGCGTCGCGGCGTTGGACCTTGTGACTGAGCTCGAGCAGCAGCTTTCTGCTTATCGCTACGACAGCGAGATCTGCATGTTGGGAGCGACTGCCTATCTGCGACCCCAGGTTGTCGAACCACGGCTATTTGAGCTATTAAAACTCGCGGTCCAACTCCATCGAGACACGCATGGTGCGTTTGATATTACCGCGGGGCCAATGATCAAGGCGTGGGGCTTCTTCGATCGAGAAGGAAAGGTGCCTGACGAGACCGACTTAGCTGAGGCGATGAACCTGGTTGGTAGCAATCAGCTAACGCTCGATGAAGAGCAGCGAACCATCTTCTTCGCGAAAGAAGGAGTCGAACTTAACCTGGGAAGTATCGGAAAGGGTTACGCCCTGGATCGCTGCAAAGAGTTACTCATCGAAGCTGGCGTAGAAGACTTCTTAGTCCATGGTGGCACCAGCAGCGTGCTGGCCCAGGGAGTACGTCGCGATGGCACCGATCGCGATGGCTGGGAGGTCGGTGTTCCTCATCCACTGCGACCGGATCGCAGGATTGGGACGGTCCATCTAAACGGTGAGGCACTCGGGACATCCGGTGCCGCGTTTCAGGCGTTCTTCCATGAAGGGAAGAAGTACGGACATGTGTTGGATCCCCGTTCAGGCCAGCCAGCGACTTCTGTGCTGTCAGCAACGGTCATTGCCCCGACAGCTGCCTTGGCCGATGCATTAGCGACGGCTTGTTATGTCATGGGGCCGGAAGAGACGGAAGCACTACTTCCCAAGTATCCGGATGTGTCCGTCTTGCTCGTACAAGAAGGCCGACGCCGTGGCAGTGTCGAGACGATCATGCTGGGCGGGATGGACCAGCGACTGGTTCTCGCTCCGACGTCCTAGTGACTCGGAGCTAATCCCACCACCAGCTATGATGCTTGAGGGTCTCGGGAGAATTGCTCGCAGCACGGTCGGCAGTCATCAGCCCGTACTCGTCGACGGAGATTTTGTCTTCGGTGAGCATAGACGAAGGATCGAAGTTAACACCGCCACTGACGCCGGCGATAATGTGCTTCTTGTCGATGACTCGCATGTTCATGATCGTATCGACAACCGTCGGGGCCGAACCGGTAGTGACCTGGTAACCCCCTTTGGGGCCAAAGTGGGTCATGTTCCAATCGACTTGGTCGGCCAATCGCTCGTTTTCGATCAGCGAACAAACCATCGCGAGATCAAAGATGTTCTTGAGCTCGGCGTAGATCGGATACTTCACGGCGAGCGCGGCGTAGTGCGTCGAAAAGTTACGCGCGAACGTGGCATTCAGGGCCGTGCTGGTGTTGGTGTGAATCCGTTGGCCTTGAGCGTCGAGATGCTCGTTCTCGCTCAATACCTTCACGCCAGGACCTTGCAGAGCGAATGCATCTCGCTTCTCGGTGACGCTGATGTTGCGGTAATCAAGCGTGAACCACCATCGCAAGACATCCATCGGCGGAGCGCTTCCGCCTGGGGGAATCGTGACCATCTCGAGATAGCTGGGAACACCGGCGGTTCCGTCTTCCAGTCCCATGCCGATCCGTTTCATGTGATAGTCGGCTTCGACGATGATCTGTCCGACTCGCGTGTCGGGGCTCACGCCGTGCACGGTAATGTCCTGTTTACCGACGGCCGTTCGCAGGCCTTCCAGCCATTGATCTCGTTGCCGAGGATAAAGCGGTTTGCCAGACGTCGCGTTGAGGTACTCTTGGGCACTCTTCAAGCCGTTTTGCGTTGGTGTGATCGCACATCCAAACTTGCCATGCTCCTGCATCGCATTGCGGAGCAAAACCACCATGTCATCAAGCTGCAGGACCGGCCGCCCCGTCGCAACATTCACATGGCGACCTTCGGCGTTGGCGTGCCAGGGGCCTGCGGGACCAGCAATCACGATTTCGCCCGTTTCCGGGTAGACGAACAAATACTTGACGTCGTAGATTCCAGCCATGTTAAGCATAGTATCTGTGGGGTCGCGGCCGAGTGTCGAACGAAGTTGAGCTTCCTTTTCCAGCCGCGTTAGCGATACCTTCCGCAGTACTGACTGCGTGGAAACGTCTTGATTCATCGTGACGATCTTCGACGAATGATGAATCTCGGAGAGAAGCGAATCGTTGGAAAGCTTCGTGACTCGCTGCAAGGTACCTTCCGAGTCGACGTAGACGCCGGTCGGGAAGGGGGCGATCGAGCCGGGGCCACCCAGTTCTTCCCAGCTTTCAGGCTCAACAGTTGTTGTGATCAGATCGATTAATTGATCGAAGTCAGGCGTGACACCGCCACCGCGGGCCACAGGGGCTTTGCTGCGACTGGCCGATGCTTCCGCAAGAACATCCGAACGATTCACGTCGCTTTCGATGTAAGAGGCCGTTTCGACGGCAGCATGAATCAGGCCGGCCTTCATCTGCATGCGAGCAATCGACGAGTGGGCCTCGTCACGCATTGCCGGATCTTCAACGTTGGCAATTTCCTCAAAGGCCCGCGTGAATTCCCCCACGCGGCTAAAAGATTGGACCTTGCCCAATGCCGTCTTGGATTTGGAGTCTTCCTCACCAAACGCCGTCTGGCTGAAGGAAGCATGTATCGACAGAGCAAGAATCAGACTTGCCACCATCCCCGCCCGGATAAGTTTGAGCACGGGAAAGTTCTCCAGATTAGTGACTTCTCTATGTTCCGAAAGAGATCGTTAGAATCTCTTCTTTTGGGGGTTTCGTCAAGCAAATAACCTGCTTAGAAGTCTATTTCTGGCCATTTAGGTGGTTTTCATTCACCCAAGAAATAAAAACAGCCAGAGCGTCCCGCAGAACAATCTCTGGCCGTTTTCTTATTTCAGTCGAAGCGACCAAGCGTCGCTTCCTGAGCGACTAGCCGCAGCAGGTCGGTTCAGGAGCACAGCAAGTCGGTTCTGGTGCACAGCACGATGGCTCTGGTGCACAGCACTTTGGCTTGCAGCAGCTACGCAGCTTGTGCTTCAGGTGCGAGAACAGGCCGCACTTCTTGGCACAAGGATCGCAGCAGGATGGCTCTGGAGCACAGCAGGTTGGCTCTGGAGCGCAGCAAGTGGGTTCCGGAGCACAGCAGGTTGGCTCTGGAGCGCAGCAAGTTGGCTCTGGAGCACAGCACGAAGGCTTGCAGCAGCTACGAAGCTTGTGCTTCAGCTTCGAGAACAGGCTGCACTTGTGACCGCAAGGATCACAGCAGGATGGCTCTGGAGCACAGCAGGTCGGCTCGGGAGCACAACAGGAAGGTTCAGGTGCACAGCCACAACCGTGCGAATGGAAGCCGAACATACCGGCTTGGGCGGTGGAGGCAGCGGCGAAGATCATACCGACAACCAACAACGCAGGGAAAGCAAAACGGGCATTCATCGAGAGGACTCCAACTTGACTCATTTACCACCAGAAAAAACAAACTCTTGCGGGCTAATCCCGAGATCGCACCGGGAAAACAAAACCCAGTGCTAGCGACCATCCACGCAAGTAACTTTCCTTGGTTAGGAACTATCAATCGCTATCGACACCCTAAAACGGAACCCTCTAGCAAAATGCCTAAATTGTGTAGTCGTACTAAATTCTCAGGTCAGGTCGTAACGAATGGTATGGCTGTGCTATCACTTTTGCCTCGTGACCCCGTAATTTGGCCACTCTGTCACTCCCAAACGCCGGTTCGAAACCCACGGTTTGTTAGAGGCAGTTCCATTTGTCTCGCTAATTCAAAGTGAATACGCATCCGCTTTCACCGTTCGTAGGGGCAATTGATATGACAGTGGCGAACCAACAGCAGCTGATCTATTCAGAGTTTGGCAATGATGAAGATCTGGGCGAACTCGTGGAAATGTTCGTCGACGAGATTCCCAACCGTGTTCAAAGCATGCTGGACGCTGCCGAGACGTCCAATTGGGAAGAACTCGGTCGCGTCGCCCACCAGATGAAGGGGGCTGCCGGTAGCTACGGCTTTGGCGAGGTAACGGCGATTGCTGCCGTTCTGGAAAATGCCTGCCGCGAAAGTGCCCCGGCCGAATCGATTCAACGCGGTCTGCAAGACCTGGTCAGCATGTGTCTTCGCATGCGTGCTGGTACGCCTGACTAGACGGCGTCCCGTTGACCATGCGGCAAGCGAAGTCCTATGATTCGGGGACTGAATTCAAGTTTCCCGAATCATTAGGGTATCAATGCCCCTCTCGACTCCGTTTGGCGACAACGCAACTTCGCAGTGCGAAATAGCTGCTCAGCATCTCCTGGCAAATCTTCAATCCGATGCTCTGCCGGCGTCTGATCTTGCTGAGACCGTCGCTGGTGCGCTGAGCCATCCCGAAGGCTTTCCGGACCTGGCCGATGCTTCTGTTCCAGGCGACATCATCCTGTTTGCCTTTGGCAAAGAGGTGACCGACGTCGAAGAGGTTGCCCGCGGCGTGATTCACTATGCCCAACAAGCAAACCTGGCGGATCGCCAGTTTCAGTTTCTCTTGCCGTCCGACGCGCCGGCACCTGTGGTCGAGTCGTTGAAGCAGGTGGTTGCTCCCCTGGGCGATTCGGTCGAAGTGTTGGTGCATCAGCCGCACGACCAGAAGGCCAATTCGTTTCTCACCTCAACCCAAGAGAATCGAGCCATCATCCTGAATCGCCATTTGTGCGATGCCGACGTGGTTGTTCCGGTTGGTGTGGCTCGCAGGGAAGGGGGCTTCAACACGTTTGGAGCGTTCTCGTCGCTCTACCCAGCGTACTCCGATATCGATTCGCAGAAACGCTGGAATTCGCCGTTGTTCGTCACACGGCCCCAACGTCGCAAACGCCGCACGGCCGAGATCGAAGAGATTCGCCAGCTTTTGGGGATCGCCGTCAATTGTCTTCTACTGCCTGCTCGAGGTGGCGGCTACTCGCACGCTATATATGGCGAGGCATCGCAAGTTCAGGCATTAGCCGGCCAGCAACTGGCTGAGCATTGGCAGCCGAGCGTTTCGAATTTGGCCGGAGCCGTGATTGCCTTGGTGACCGGTGGTCAGCTTGGCCAGACGTGGGAAAACGCGGCCAAGGCGCTTGCGAATGTGGAAGATCTTGTTCGGCCAGGCGGTGCCATCATCCTGGCAACCGAGATTCGCCAGCGACCTGGCCTGGCGATGGCGCAAATGGCCGAGTCGCTGGAATTCACCGACTTTGAGTCGCTCATGCGAAAGTCTCGCAGCGAAGATGCAGCTATCGCCCTGCAATTCGCGAAGACGTTATCGCAGTGCAAAATCTACTTCCGCAGTGCCTTGTCTGAGGACATTCTCGATCAACTTGATCTGATTCCGGTTGAGTCAGACGAGGAGTGTCGGAAGATCTGCGAACACTATCAAGACGTGGTGGTCGTGCACGATGCCCAATCCATGTCGCTTCGCCTGGCCGAGTCTGGCCTGCCATCGTAACTTCGTAAAGTCGAGAGAGAATGAACGACACCATCTCTTGGGTTCCATCTCCGCTGGAATCGCAGATTCAAGTCAGTGGCCCCAGTCACGTACGGTTCTTGCAAGGTCTGTGCTCGAACGATGTCGTTCAACTGGAAGTCGGCTCGAGTTGCGAAGCGTATCTTCCCTCGGTGCAAGGGAAGACCCTTGCCCATGGCTTTCTTAAGAAGTACGACGATCGAATCGTATTTGTCGGGCTTGGTCAGCAGATCGAGTCTCTGCTTCCGCACTTGCAGAAGTACGCGATGATCGAAGACGTGGAAGTTACCGACCAAAGCCAGTCGAAGCATGCCGTTTTTGTTTGGGGCGAAAGTGTCTCAGCGTGGCTAAAAGAAAAGCTTGGCGTGAGCGAACTGCCTGAATTGCTTCAGCATCAAACGCTGGACTATGAAGGATCGTCGATTGATATCTTCCGGACGCCTGTCTTGCAGGAAGAATGTTACGAACTATCCGGCCCGGGTATTGAAGGCCTGGTACAAGGCATCGAGCCGCGAATAGAAGCGTTTCAGCAGCGCCGAATTGCCAGCCGTTTTCCTATCCATGGGATCGATATCGGTGGGGAGAACCTCGCTCAGGAGGTCAATCGTGACAACCAGGCAATCAGCTTCAAGAAGGGGTGTTATCTAGGGCAGGAGACCGTCGCACGAATCGATGCGATGGGGCACGTCAACAAGAAGCTGGTCCCAGTGCGATGGTTGAGCGATCGCATTCCCGAACTGCCTGCGACGCTTGTTGTCGATGGCAAGGAAGTTGGACGGCTCACCTCACTTGCCAGTGTCGAAGGTGCGCACGTGGGCCTGGCCATGATCCGACGTGGATTGAATGCCGCAGGCACACAAATTGAAACAGAATTGGGTTCGCTGGAAGTCGTCGACTAATCGTCTTGGAGCGACTTGATCCAGTTGCTGACGTCAAAGCCCACGCCAGCGCGTTCTTCGCTCATGATTTTGCGAATGTCGTCACGTGCCGCGAAAAAGGCCTCGATGACTTCCGGATCCCATTGGGTGCCGGAGCCTTCACGGAAGATCTGATTGACGCGATCCTCAGGCATGCCTTTGCGGTAGGGGCGGTCGCTGGACATGGCATCGTAGGCGTCGGCAACGGCGGTAATTCGCGCCAGTTTGGGAATCGTTTCCCCTGCCAGCTTGTGAGGATAACCTTTGCCGTCCCATTGTTCGTGATGATGCAGAACCACCGGGAGAACGGCTTCCAATTGCTTCAGTCCCGACAAGATATTGCAGCCCAGTTCCGGGTGCAGCTTGATGTGTTCGTATTCTTCGTCTGTTAGGCGTCCTGGCTTACGGAGCACGCTATCGTCGATGCCAATCTTGCCGACGTCATGCAGCAGGCCGGCCATGTACATCAAGTTCAGCGTCTCTTTGTCCAGGCCCATCTCTTGGGCCAAACGAACGGCAAGACGAGCGACGCGATCGCTGTGACCGCAGGTGTACGGGTCTTTTGCATCGATGGCCGAAGTGAGGGCGCGAACCACGCTGGTCACGAACTCGGACTGGCGACGATACAACTCGATGTTTCCGCTATGAATGCCGAGGATCGTGCCGACACTGCTAAGCAGGCTTGCTTCGACCGTTCCGAAGCCTTTGTCTTCGTTGTGATTGATGGCAAACAGCCAACCGAAGATGTTGTCGCCTTCCACGAGCGGCACGGCGATGATTTGGCGAATCTCCGGGCAGGGCCAGTCTGGCCGCTCTGTGACGCGTTGATTCGCAACGAATGCCGATCGCTTTTCATTCAGATTCAGCTTCTTGACCAGATGCGAAAGCGTCTGAGCATCGACGGGACATTCACCAACCGACAGAAGCTGGGATTCGTACTGAGCGCCCGCTGAATCGTTCTGACCCGTGCGGCGTCCTGGCTGTTGATACAGAATCGACAGGCCGCGGCTGGGGATGACTTCCAGGAGCCAATTGAGGGCTAGGTCACCCAGTTGCGAGTCGCTGCTCGAGATGCGAAGGTTCTGCGTCAGACCGTAGAGGAGGCTGATTTCTTCGTAGGTCGACGACAAACTATCCGAGACCTTGTCGATCTCTTCGGTCAGTCTTTCAATTTCTGAGTCGGACGTGATCTTGCTGACCACGATCGCTGCCATTCGCTCGAGAGCCGGAATGGTCCACTCGGCTTGGGCTTGATACCAACGTTTCGATTCCTTCGGCGAGCAGCCAAGCACTTGGGAAAGCTTCCCAAAATCGGGTGTTGCCTTGCCCGAGATGGCCAGGCGAAATGGTGCGGTTGCGATGTAGGGGGTCACTCCATCACGCATGGGGATCGCCAACATGGCGCAGCCGGTTTCTTCGGCCACAATCGTAGCAACGCCTTCGCGATGGATTCCAGGGCAGAGCGAGGCCAGCAGGGGGTCGTCGCCGAGAATTTGGTCGTCAGAAGCCAACATCAACTCGCCGGAACTCGCGTCTCTCAAGCAAAACGAGGTACCGAAGTAGTTTCGGAGTTCCGTGCTCATCTGCTTCAAACGGTGACGGACCGCAGGCACGAACGTACCTACCGTGTTACCGGCGAGTGAGAGAGCTGCGGGGGGAAACGACATAGGGGGAATTCCTGAAAGCTTTTCGAGCGACAATCCTGAGGCGATGGAGATCACGCCTTTCCCAAACTTAGGTCATAACCCAAGTTCCGGCATGGTTTTGAACCCAAGTCGCGGTGATCTTGCACCCCGCAGCGTCGGTTTATACCGAGTAGATTCTTGCTTTACTTACTATGCCGATCACCGGACCCCATATCGGGGCTATCGGATTTGCCGGATATACTTAACATGCGGGTTGTAAGAGCAACTCGGCCCACTGCAGCACTGGGAGGCAATCCGCCACCCCGATTTGCTAGTGCAGTTAAACCATAGAAATTCAGTTAATGCCGTGCGCAGAGCACTGCACATTTAGCGCAAGTCGACGATAAGCAATTATGTCCCTCGGGCTTCCCTTGTTAATTACTGGCGTACCAGGTGTGCCTGGTTACAACGCGCTGTACCACTTCCGCCACAAATTTCCTGATCAGGTCGTCGGAATCCGCCCCACCGACAACTGGCGTCTTGAAGGTGAGCAGATCGTTCCATGTGACATGGAAGACATCGATTCCCTCAAACGCTTGTTCGACGAGCACCAATTCAAGTCGGTCCTGCACTGTGCCGGCAGCTGTGCGCTCAAGTCATGCGAATTGGATCCGGCGATGGCTTGGCGGATCAATTTAGAAGGCACCCGGAACCTGCTCCACATTTTGGAGGGAACCGATACTCGCCTGATCCATCTCTCGATCGATCTCGTCTTCAGTGGCGAGTCTGGGGAAGGGAGTATGCTGGAAACCGACTCAACCGACCCGGTGACAGTTTATGGAAAGACGATGGCGGCGGCCGAAAGCCTGGTATCGCTAATCCGGCCAGACGCGACGATCTTGAGAATTTCGTTGCCCATGGGAGTCAGTTTCAATGGCCATGCCGGGGCAATCGATTGGATCCAGTCTCGATTCAAAAAGAACCGTCCGGCGACCCTCTATTTTGATGAGGTTCGCACGCCGACGTACACCGACTGCATGAACCTGGCGTTCGAGGAGATTCTCTCGCGAGAAATGCCGGGCATCTATCACGCCGGCGGACCGATTCGGTTGAGTCTCTATGAGATCGCCCAAATTGTGAATCGCGTTGGCGGCTACGACCCGGAGCTTCTGATGGGCTGCATGCGCATCGAGGCCGGTCCGATTCCGCCTCGCGCAGGCAACGTCTCGATGAACTCGGAGAAGCTGACCGACCATCTTGGTTTCGGACCGTTTCATGGCTGGCCGTTTGACGAGCGTTACCTTCCCACGCACCGCGATTGGCACTACGAACGACCCGCGGATGAGACGGGAGATCCCGAGCTTCTCAAGCGGATACTTTATTGCAATCCGCTTCGCGACGAGGGGATCATTCGACCCCCGTTTCCATAACGCCGACTACGTCAACGGTTGAGGGAATTCCGGATTCAGGAATCGCCCATTCTCGCTGATCAGTTCGCCGTCGACGAAGATCTGTCCTCCTTGGCGAAGGTCGCAGACCATGTCCCAGTGCAGGCCGGATTCGTTGGTTCCGCCTGATTCGGGATACGAAGCACCGACGGCCGCATGGAAGGTGCCACCGATCTTTTCGTCGAAGAGCGTGTTCTTGGAATACTCTTGGATGGCGTAGTTCGTACCAATGGCGATCTCGCCGAGCACGCGAGCTCCGGCATCTTGATCGAGCATCGCAATCAGGAAGTCTTCCCCCTTGGAGGCTTTCGCATCGACGACGCGTCCGTCTTTGAACGTTAACTCGATGCCGTCCGACTCACGTCCGCCATGCACGGCCGGGAAGCTGTACTTCACGATCCCTTGCGTTGCCGTTTCGATTGGACCGGTGAAGACTTCGCCGTCGGGGAAGTTCTCATGACCATCGCAATTGATCCACTTGCGTCCTTCAACGCCCAGCGTCAGGTCCGTCCCCTGCGGAGTGACAAAACGGATCTCCTTTTTGGTCATCAGGAAGTCGGCCAGCTTTTGTTGCTGAACGCTTAGCTTCTTCCAAAGAGCAACAGGATCTTCTTCATTCAGAAAGCCACCGCGGAAGACGAAGTCCTCGTATTCCGACAACGACATTTCCGCATCTTGAGCGGAAGAATCACAGGGAAACTGCGTGCCAACCCAGTTCAACGATCCGTCTGCGGCGCGACCGAGAAACTTCTTGAAGTACGTCTTGCGGGCCTGGCTTTGCAGGGCACTCTTTTGTGGCGAGATCGATGAAAGGGCTTTCGTGTTCTTCTGTCCCCACAGCCCAATCGAGCAATCGATGGTATCCACGGCGTGCAGCAGCAATGGGTTCTCGTAGGAAAGCTGTTCGTCGGAACCTTCTTCCAGCATGATCCGTTTGCACTCGTCCGGCACGATCGCGATTTCGGGATGCGCCCCGGCGCGGACCACTTCTCGATAAATGGCAATCATCAAGGGTTCCGTTACGGTAGACCCGGTGATCCGTACGAGTTGACCTGCTTCGACCTTGGCTGAGTATTGGACGATGACTTTCGCGAGCTTTTCCAAACGAGGGTCCATTCAGACCGATCCTTTCGCGTTCGTTGCTTTTGGAAATGGGCGTGGGGCGACGCCTAGAGGATGAACTAGTTTCGCATCAAGAGCGGGCAACCAACAGTGCCAGCAAAATCCACGGAGAAATGGCAATCGCTATTGCGGCCAACTGGAGTGATTTAGGGGCTCGCCGCTTGCGTTGCGACTGGACGATGGGGGTTAATATGCCACCAACGCTTCCGCTGACGATCGCGGAAAAGAGAAGCAGATCGGCAAAGCCTGTCCACGTATTGCTTGTATTCTCTTCTGGCTGCAAAAAGGCTGCTGAGCCTCGCAGAATCAAGAATACAATCACCATGACCAAGGTCGCAAAAATACACAAACTCCAAAAGACCGTTAGCGATTCAATCGCTTGGGGTTCGCTTGGAGGTTGATGGACCTCGGGACGCGACAACTTCTTGGAGCTTCGCCGCTTCTTCGACACGATGGGGCCTATGCTTGCTGATGGTGGTGTCAATCGACCTTCAGTATGAGGGGGCAAAATCGATTGGTCAACGATCTTCTCTAGGCAAACATTCGGGCAATCGCAAAAGAAACAGGACACCTCATTTAAGGTGCCCTGTTCGCATGTGTCGGATTGTCCACACGGTGACGTGTGTCATTGGATTGGCTTACAAGCCGTAGTAGTGAACGTCGACATGACCACATTGCTTGAAGACCATTTTGATCTTGAAGCCGCAGCACCATTCGTATTCGACAATGCCACGATGGAACAAACCGCAACGGCTGTCGATCGTGGGGACGCCGGTGCAGCAGCTCGGCAGGCAGACCGGAACGTCAACAAAGCAGTTGCATCGCGGATCGACGACTTGCAGGACAGCCTCGACTGGGGGGCAGCAGCTGCAGGGACAGGCCTTCTTCACGAACAGCTTGTGCGTTTTGTAGTGAAAGCACGGTTCGTAGCAGCAAGGAGTCGGTGGTTCTGGAGCACAGCAGCCTGGTTCCAGATTCTTGTTCGCGGCGGTCGCTTGGCCTGCGGATACGAGCATGACAGCCGCAACTAGCAGAAATGGGACGGTCTTGGTGAAGTAAGTCATGGTGGTAGACTCCAATGTCCAAAGGGCAATTAGGCGAGAATCCCTCTCACACGGTGCCCGCAATTCCCAGCGAGCGCAA includes:
- a CDS encoding aminopeptidase, which produces MDPRLEKLAKVIVQYSAKVEAGQLVRITGSTVTEPLMIAIYREVVRAGAHPEIAIVPDECKRIMLEEGSDEQLSYENPLLLHAVDTIDCSIGLWGQKNTKALSSISPQKSALQSQARKTYFKKFLGRAADGSLNWVGTQFPCDSSAQDAEMSLSEYEDFVFRGGFLNEEDPVALWKKLSVQQQKLADFLMTKKEIRFVTPQGTDLTLGVEGRKWINCDGHENFPDGEVFTGPIETATQGIVKYSFPAVHGGRESDGIELTFKDGRVVDAKASKGEDFLIAMLDQDAGARVLGEIAIGTNYAIQEYSKNTLFDEKIGGTFHAAVGASYPESGGTNESGLHWDMVCDLRQGGQIFVDGELISENGRFLNPEFPQPLT
- a CDS encoding FAD:protein FMN transferase, with amino-acid sequence MACQFEVYLNALGPGTETEAGVAALDLVTELEQQLSAYRYDSEICMLGATAYLRPQVVEPRLFELLKLAVQLHRDTHGAFDITAGPMIKAWGFFDREGKVPDETDLAEAMNLVGSNQLTLDEEQRTIFFAKEGVELNLGSIGKGYALDRCKELLIEAGVEDFLVHGGTSSVLAQGVRRDGTDRDGWEVGVPHPLRPDRRIGTVHLNGEALGTSGAAFQAFFHEGKKYGHVLDPRSGQPATSVLSATVIAPTAALADALATACYVMGPEETEALLPKYPDVSVLLVQEGRRRGSVETIMLGGMDQRLVLAPTS
- the ygfZ gene encoding CAF17-like 4Fe-4S cluster assembly/insertion protein YgfZ, with the translated sequence MNDTISWVPSPLESQIQVSGPSHVRFLQGLCSNDVVQLEVGSSCEAYLPSVQGKTLAHGFLKKYDDRIVFVGLGQQIESLLPHLQKYAMIEDVEVTDQSQSKHAVFVWGESVSAWLKEKLGVSELPELLQHQTLDYEGSSIDIFRTPVLQEECYELSGPGIEGLVQGIEPRIEAFQQRRIASRFPIHGIDIGGENLAQEVNRDNQAISFKKGCYLGQETVARIDAMGHVNKKLVPVRWLSDRIPELPATLVVDGKEVGRLTSLASVEGAHVGLAMIRRGLNAAGTQIETELGSLEVVD
- a CDS encoding Hpt domain-containing protein, which translates into the protein MTVANQQQLIYSEFGNDEDLGELVEMFVDEIPNRVQSMLDAAETSNWEELGRVAHQMKGAAGSYGFGEVTAIAAVLENACRESAPAESIQRGLQDLVSMCLRMRAGTPD
- a CDS encoding DUF1598 domain-containing protein translates to MLKLIRAGMVASLILALSIHASFSQTAFGEEDSKSKTALGKVQSFSRVGEFTRAFEEIANVEDPAMRDEAHSSIARMQMKAGLIHAAVETASYIESDVNRSDVLAEASASRSKAPVARGGGVTPDFDQLIDLITTTVEPESWEELGGPGSIAPFPTGVYVDSEGTLQRVTKLSNDSLLSEIHHSSKIVTMNQDVSTQSVLRKVSLTRLEKEAQLRSTLGRDPTDTMLNMAGIYDVKYLFVYPETGEIVIAGPAGPWHANAEGRHVNVATGRPVLQLDDMVVLLRNAMQEHGKFGCAITPTQNGLKSAQEYLNATSGKPLYPRQRDQWLEGLRTAVGKQDITVHGVSPDTRVGQIIVEADYHMKRIGMGLEDGTAGVPSYLEMVTIPPGGSAPPMDVLRWWFTLDYRNISVTEKRDAFALQGPGVKVLSENEHLDAQGQRIHTNTSTALNATFARNFSTHYAALAVKYPIYAELKNIFDLAMVCSLIENERLADQVDWNMTHFGPKGGYQVTTGSAPTVVDTIMNMRVIDKKHIIAGVSGGVNFDPSSMLTEDKISVDEYGLMTADRAASNSPETLKHHSWWWD
- a CDS encoding SDR family oxidoreductase, which codes for MSLGLPLLITGVPGVPGYNALYHFRHKFPDQVVGIRPTDNWRLEGEQIVPCDMEDIDSLKRLFDEHQFKSVLHCAGSCALKSCELDPAMAWRINLEGTRNLLHILEGTDTRLIHLSIDLVFSGESGEGSMLETDSTDPVTVYGKTMAAAESLVSLIRPDATILRISLPMGVSFNGHAGAIDWIQSRFKKNRPATLYFDEVRTPTYTDCMNLAFEEILSREMPGIYHAGGPIRLSLYEIAQIVNRVGGYDPELLMGCMRIEAGPIPPRAGNVSMNSEKLTDHLGFGPFHGWPFDERYLPTHRDWHYERPADETGDPELLKRILYCNPLRDEGIIRPPFP
- a CDS encoding HD-GYP domain-containing protein, whose protein sequence is MSFPPAALSLAGNTVGTFVPAVRHRLKQMSTELRNYFGTSFCLRDASSGELMLASDDQILGDDPLLASLCPGIHREGVATIVAEETGCAMLAIPMRDGVTPYIATAPFRLAISGKATPDFGKLSQVLGCSPKESKRWYQAQAEWTIPALERMAAIVVSKITSDSEIERLTEEIDKVSDSLSSTYEEISLLYGLTQNLRISSSDSQLGDLALNWLLEVIPSRGLSILYQQPGRRTGQNDSAGAQYESQLLSVGECPVDAQTLSHLVKKLNLNEKRSAFVANQRVTERPDWPCPEIRQIIAVPLVEGDNIFGWLFAINHNEDKGFGTVEASLLSSVGTILGIHSGNIELYRRQSEFVTSVVRALTSAIDAKDPYTCGHSDRVARLAVRLAQEMGLDKETLNLMYMAGLLHDVGKIGIDDSVLRKPGRLTDEEYEHIKLHPELGCNILSGLKQLEAVLPVVLHHHEQWDGKGYPHKLAGETIPKLARITAVADAYDAMSSDRPYRKGMPEDRVNQIFREGSGTQWDPEVIEAFFAARDDIRKIMSEERAGVGFDVSNWIKSLQDD